One part of the Amphiura filiformis chromosome 5, Afil_fr2py, whole genome shotgun sequence genome encodes these proteins:
- the LOC140153079 gene encoding uncharacterized protein, with protein sequence MPRLTGGGSLTSSSKSLQTSRGNKPLKVVSVNLLNDDEELQINVEGKAKVQDLFDEVCQSLGVKETQFFGLAVFKHAEYEFLDPKCKLSKHAPKGWKSDSSNGLDKSGKPLLSVYFKVQLYVEHVSLLKEDLTRHHYYYQLKNNVLSAPVLCREEACFVLASYALQADMGNFSEENHTGHYFKPSSYFPPWVIKRRGEDYFVKHVPAMHLDQKGTSRVYAQKAFIREASNTAEHAMHFYRLKKTKTEQSPSIWLGICTKGIQLYEDSGEGKYPLCEYSWGIIKRLVFQKKKFELQVEGAEGRKITYYTSSEAKSKHLLRLCKMTHAFQMQTQTLVDRAKKRESAADKKKYRESYISGDVSWSDLDSSMTTTSFSEVSNMMELQRRSVVSNVSSVTTSGIVSDERPPLEKNLSEVEFDIDDQHMSGYTLESTLTHNTALPKSLSQLEARHSRQSSGKDEKAKIASWLPGASVGVTPAANNRHSMALSDASSSRDPAGGWGNPAVICSDSEWASDDEAEDDDEEDERDRKRKNVKTKHGAKVDASSTDSQQLGSNQPPAKTLIDPLKSIQAEIASKDVCTPLLSALCNDRSLLMMQQYEHNTTQDNNGNEDDTDRCHSPSDLESGHDCQTASQTDLNISLTTLVSHSSFDSDMHGSICERLHATTSSLVISENDGRYLSGHLSKHQTLSMLNNLPDAETARLPYNGHYNGGSDGRIKCQTLPSKINASEQMLLMGRAASPAAIKEEYVSYSAPNLSPDTEIQVPIPGC encoded by the exons ATGCTGAATATGAatttttagaccccaaatgtaaACTTTCAAAGCACGCTCCAAAAGGCTGGAAGTCTGATTCAAGCAAT ggATTGGACAAATCTGGCAAGCCTCTACTCAGTGTCTACTTCAAAGTGCAATTATATGTGGAACATGTTTCCCTTCTCAA AGAGGACCTGACGAGGCACCATTATTACTACCAACTAAAGAATAATGTGCTTTCCGCACCAGTATTATGTCGGGAGGAAGCTTGTTTTGTGCTGGCATCGTATGCACTGCAGGCTGATATGGGTAACTTCTCAGAGGAAAATCACACAGGGCATTACTTCAAACCAAGCAGTTACTTTCCACCTTGG GTAATCAAGAGACGAGGGGAGGATTATTTTGTGAAGCACGTACCAGCCATGCATCTTGATCAGAAGGGAACCAGTAGGGTGTATGCACAAAAGGCTTTCATCAGGGAAGCATCTAATACTGCTGAACATGCAATGCATTTTTATAGACTTAAAAAG ACAAAAACAGAACAGTCACCGTCCATTTGGCTAGGGATATGTACGAAAGGTATTCAGTTATATGAG GATTCAGGAGAGGGTAAATACCCACTATGTGAATACTCATGGGGAATCATCAAAAGATTGGTTTTCCAG AAAAAGAAGTTTGAACTCCAGGTGGAAGGTGCTGAAGGTCGCAAGATCACCTACTACACATCGAGTGAAGCTAA atcCAAGCATTTGCTGAGACTTTGTAAGATGACCCATGCCTTTCAGATGCAGACACAAACTTTGGTTGATAGGGCGAAAAAGAGGGAAAGTGCTGCAG ATAAGAAGAAGTATCGCGAGTCGTACATCAGTGGCGATGTGTCCTGGTCAGATTTAGACAGCTCAATGACAACGACATCATTCAGCGAGGTATCCAACATGATGGAACTTCAAAGACGTTCAGTTGTCAGCAACGTTAGTTCTGTGACTACATCAGGAATTGTCTCTGATGAGAGACCACCACTGGAAAAGAATTTAAGTGAAG TTGAATTTGACATCGATGATCAGCATATGAGTGGCTACACATTAGAATCGACTCTGACCCACAATACAGCTCTCCCTAAGTCACTTTCACAACTCGAAGCGAGGCATTCAAGGCAGTCATCCGGTAAAGATGAGAAGGCTAAGATTGCATCATGGCTTCCTGGTGCATCCGTTGGTGTAACGCCGGCAGCAAATAACCGGCATTCAATGGCTCTGTCGGATGCGTCAAGCTCTCGTGATCCTGCTGGTGGTTGGGGCAATCCTGCTGTCATATGCAGTGACTCAGAATGGGCTTCAGATGATGAG gctgaggatgatgatgaagagGATGAGAGAGACAGAAAGAGgaaaaatgtcaaaacaaaacaTGGTGCCAAGGTGGATGCGAGCAGCACAGATAGCCAGCAGCTAGGCTCGAACCAGCCACCTGCAAAGACACTCATTGATCCCTTGAAATCTATTCAGGCAGAGATTGCAAGTAAAGATGTATGTACCCCACTGTTAAGTGCACTGTGCAACGACCGCTCACTGCTGATGATGCAGCAGTATGAGCACAATACAACTCAGGATAACAACGGCAACGAAGATGATACCGACAGGTGCCACAGCCCCAGCGATCTTGAATCGGGCCACGATTGTCAGACGGCCAGTCAAACAGACTTGAACATTTCACTGACCACTTTGGTCAGTCATAGTTCGTTTGATTCCGACATGCACGGCTCGATTTGCGAAAGGTTACATGCGACAACATCAAGTTTGGTCATCTCAGAGAATGATGGAAGGTACTTAAGTGGTCACTTATCAAAACATCAAACACTGTCAATGCTAAATAATTTACCCGATGCAGAAACTGCTAGACTGCCGTATAATGGTCATTATAATGGTGGCAGTGATGGACGCATTAAATGTCAGACATTACCTAGTAAGATAAATGCTAGTGAGCAAATGTTACTCATGGGTAGAGCGGCTAGTCCGGCAGCAATAAAGGAAGAGTATGTGTCATATTCGGCGCCGAATCTCTCGCCGGATACAGAGATACAAGTGCCAATACCAGGATGCTAG